The following proteins are co-located in the Providencia huaxiensis genome:
- a CDS encoding IS6-like element IS6100 family transposase: protein MTDFKWRHFQGDVILWAVRWYCRYPISYRDLEEMLAERGISVDHTTIYRWVQCYAPEMEKRLRWFWRRGFDPSWRLDETYVKVRGKWTYLYRAVDKRGDTIDFYLSPTRSAKAAKRFLGKALRGLKHWEKPATLNTDKAPSYGAAITELKREGKLDRETAHRQVKYLNNVIEADHGKLKILIKPVRGFKSIPTAYATIKGFEVMRALRKGQARPWCLQPGIRGEVRLVERAFGIGPSALTEAMGMLNHHFAAAA from the coding sequence ATGACGGATTTCAAGTGGCGCCATTTCCAGGGTGATGTGATCCTGTGGGCGGTGCGCTGGTATTGTCGCTATCCGATCAGCTATCGCGACCTTGAGGAAATGCTGGCGGAACGCGGCATTTCGGTCGACCATACGACGATCTATCGCTGGGTCCAGTGCTACGCCCCGGAGATGGAGAAGCGGCTGCGCTGGTTCTGGCGGCGTGGCTTTGATCCGAGCTGGCGCCTGGATGAAACCTACGTCAAGGTGCGGGGCAAGTGGACCTACCTGTACCGGGCAGTCGACAAGCGGGGCGACACGATCGATTTCTACCTGTCGCCGACCCGCAGCGCCAAGGCAGCGAAGCGGTTCCTGGGCAAGGCCCTGCGAGGCCTGAAGCACTGGGAAAAGCCTGCCACGCTCAATACCGACAAAGCGCCGAGCTATGGTGCAGCGATCACCGAATTGAAGCGCGAAGGAAAGCTGGACCGGGAGACGGCCCACCGGCAGGTGAAGTATCTCAATAACGTGATCGAGGCCGATCACGGAAAGCTCAAGATACTGATCAAGCCGGTGCGCGGTTTCAAATCGATCCCCACGGCCTATGCCACGATCAAGGGATTCGAAGTCATGCGAGCCCTGCGCAAAGGACAGGCTCGCCCCTGGTGCCTGCAGCCCGGCATCAGGGGCGAGGTGCGCCTTGTGGAGAGAGCTTTTGGCATTGGGCCCTCGGCGCTGACGGAGGCCATGGGCATGCTCAACCACCATTTCGCAGCAGCCGCCTGA
- a CDS encoding GNAT family N-acetyltransferase — MDSEEPPNVRVACSGDIDEVVRLMHDAAAWMSAKGTPAWDVARIDRTFAETFVLRSELLVASCSDGIVGCCTLSAEDPEFWPDALKGEAAYLHKLAVRRTHAGRGVSSALIEACRHAARTQGCAKLRLDCHPNLRGLYERLGFTHVDTFNPGWDPTFIAERLELEI, encoded by the coding sequence ATGGACAGCGAGGAGCCTCCGAACGTTCGGGTCGCCTGCTCGGGTGATATCGACGAGGTTGTGCGGCTGATGCACGACGCTGCGGCGTGGATGTCCGCCAAGGGAACGCCCGCCTGGGACGTCGCGCGGATCGACCGGACATTCGCGGAGACCTTCGTCCTGAGATCCGAGCTCCTAGTCGCGAGTTGCAGCGACGGCATCGTCGGCTGTTGCACCTTGTCGGCCGAGGATCCCGAGTTCTGGCCCGACGCCCTCAAGGGGGAGGCCGCATATCTGCACAAGCTCGCGGTGCGACGGACACATGCGGGCCGGGGTGTCAGCTCCGCGCTGATCGAGGCTTGCCGCCATGCCGCGCGAACGCAGGGGTGCGCCAAGCTGCGGCTCGACTGCCACCCGAACCTGCGTGGCCTATACGAGCGGCTCGGATTCACCCACGTCGACACTTTCAATCCCGGCTGGGATCCAACCTTCATCGCAGAACGCCTAGAACTCGAAATCTAA